TGAATGACCTCTACCTGATTCAGGCCTTCAGCGTTCAAGAGGTCTACGGCCTGCTGGCCCTTCTCCAGGCTGCGGCTGCCTAGGTAGACGTAGTACCCGTGTCGCAGCAGTTGACGGGCTGTTTCTAGGCCAATGCTTTTGTTGGCTCCGGTAATCAAGGCGGTTTTCATGGCTTCTCCGGGTCTAGCTGCATGGGGCAGAGAGGGCGGCTTGCTCATCGGGTGTCGGCTCACGTACCATCACTAAGCGGAGCAACGTTCCTGAAACATACGGCACGCTGTTCCGTTTGTCAAACGAAGCGAAAGGGGACAAGCGAAGTGACCGACACCACGAAGGGCGAGCCAGCAAAGACAACTGCACCACCCAAGCGGGCCGACGCGCGGCGCAATGAGCAGACGCTGCTGGACGCCGCCGCCGCGCTGTTCGTGACGAGCGGTGTGGACGTCCCAGTGCGCGATATTGCCGCCAAAGCAGGCGTTGGGACTGGCACCATTTACCGCCACTTTCCGACTCGCGCCGAGTTGATCAAGGCCGTTTACCGGCACCAAGTGGACGCCTGCGCCGAGGCTGGCCCAGCATTGCTCGCAAGCAGTTCTAGTCCCTTTGTCGCCCTCGGCGGCTGGATTGACTTATTCGTGGATTTTCTGGTCACCAAGCACGGTCTGGCAGCAGCGATGCAGTCCGAGAAGCCTAGCTTCGCCAGTTTGCACCTGTCCTTTTTAGACCGACTCTTGCCGATCTGCGCCGAGATCATCCGTGCCGCCAAGGAGGCCGGTGAACTGCAGCCGGATGTGGAAGCCTTCGAGCTGATGTACGCGGTTGGTAATCTGTGTGCTGGCGCGGGCTCTGATCTCCGGTACGATGCCCGCCGGATGGTCAAGCGGCTCATCGCCGGTCTGCGTCTCTCACCCGCATAAACTACTGCAATCCATCAGGCTCTTTCACCAAGCGTTGCGGGAACGGTCGTTTGCGCGCAGACGCGACTCGCGTGACGTTCTTCGGTTGATTCTTCTGAATCAGGCGCTCACACACGGTCTTGAGGATTGAGTTCCACCGCACCGCCAACCTGGCCGCCATGGAGGGCACCCTATGCTCGCGCAGGTAGTCTGGTTGTATGGAATTCAAGCAGCTCAGGCTGTTCGTGGCCGTGGCCGAGGAGCGGAACTTCACTCGGGCGGCGCAGCGCTCACACCTCACCCAACCAGCCCTCACGCAGCGCATCCACCAGCTTGAGGAAGAGCTCGGCGTTCCGCTCTTCCACCGTACCACCCGGGGCGCGGAGCTCACCGAGGCTGGACAGTCGCTCCTGGAAGACGCTCGCCACGTGCTGAGTTATGTGGAACAGAGTCTGCGCCGCGCCCGACAGGCTGGCGGGGTCGACGATAGCGTGCTGCATGTGGCCTGGGAGTTCACAGAATATGGGAGCGTCCCGCCGCTGCCGCAGGTGTTCCGTCGGCTCAACGACATTCACGCCCGCGTGGTCTCCGACACCCGCGAATTGCCTGGGACTGCGCAGGTGCAGGCGCTCCTACGCGGTGAGATCGATGTTGGCTTTCTGTGCGAGCGCTTCTTGGAGGACACCCTGGGCTGGTGGCCGTTGCTGACCGATACCTTTCAGGCGGTACTCCCCGAGCAACACCCGCTCGCCACGCTGCCGGAGGTTCCGCTGGCCGCGCTGGCCTCGGAACCCTTTCTCCTGCACCGAGCTGATCTGGGTGGGCGAGAACGTGGGTCTCTGATCGATCATTGCCAACGAGCGGGCTTCACGCCCCAAGTGGTCTATCAGGGCATGCAGCTTCATCCGATTCTCGCTATGATCGCGGCGGGACGCGGGGTGGGCCTGTTGCGCTCCGCGGTCCTGGCGATGCACCGCCCGGTCGGCGTGATCCACCGTCCCCTTGCGGGGGAGCCGCTTCGCTGGACCCTGGGTCTGACGTGGCGCCGAGAGAGCCCGCCCCCGATCGCCCGGGTGATGCTCGCAGCGGCACGGGCCGTCGTTCCCCAGCCACGTCCGCCCCGGTGAAGGAACCCAGGCGGAGAGCGTCGCCATAGGCTCAGCTTATGGCGACGCCCTTTTTACCTATTGGACGTTCTGAGGCTGTGAGCGGGATCATGCCGGTGACGCCGAATGGGTGCAGCCCAACTCCCCGGCGCCAGGAGGCACATCATGACCCTTGCTCTACCTCTCCCCCAGCGACACACCCATCACCTCGCCGGACTCGCCTCGACCGTGAAGCGCCTGGTTCACTTCTCTGCCCAGAGCGCTGATGCCACAGGAGCACAACACCCATGACCGAGTCTCAAGTTGACGTCCTCGTCGCTGGCGCCGGCCCAGTCGGAGTCCTGGCTGCTTGGCAATTAGCCCAGTGGGGGGTTTCGGTTCGGCTGGTGGATGCCGCGCACGGGCCGGCCACCACCAGCCGCGCGCTGGCGACGCATGCCCGCAGCCTGGAAATCTACGATCAGCTCGGCATGCTCAGCGACATCGCGCCGCACGGGACGAGGGTCAATGGGTTCATCCGCCATCAGGGTGACCGTGCAACCCGGGCCGACTATGATTTTGGCAACCTCGTGACTCGCTTTCCCTACATGTTCAATATCGATCAGACAATCACCGAACGGGTGCTGCGTGGACATGCCGCTTCGGCCGGAATCGAGGTGGAGTGGAACACACGCCTGGAGTCGTTCCAGCAGGACGATGAGGGCGTCACGGTGATGTTGCGCAGGAGTGGCGAGGACGCAGCGCTGGAGACGGTGCGGGTGCGGTACCTCTGGGGTTGCGACGGCGGCCACTCGACCGTCCGCAAGCTCCTCCAACTTCCCCTGAAAGGAGAAAGCACGGCCACTTGGCTGACCGCCGATGCCATCGTGCACACTGATCTGGAGCGAGATGCTCTACATTCGCTGTCCTCACCCAGCGGCGCACTGATGATGTTCCCATTTCCGGATCCGGGCAAGTGGCGGCTGCTGGACACCAGCGGCGAAGGAGAACTTGAGCAACCCGAGCAGATCGCACGGCAATTCAGCGCCAAGCTGTCGCAGGCCCTGGGACGCGAGACTGTCGTCGATCCCCCCACCTGGACGGCGAAGTTCACCATCCAGCAGCGCGCGGTTCCCGCGATGCACGTCGGGCGGGGTTTCGTTTCGGGTGACGCTGCCCATGTCCATTCACCCGCAGGCGGGCAGGGCCTTAATACTGGTATCCAGGACGCGTACAACTTGGCGTGGAAGCTGGCCATGGTCGTCAAGGGACAGGCTGATGCTGGGCTGCTCGACAGTTATGATGCTGAACGCGTGCCCGTTGGCCAGACCCTGCTCGCCTCCACCGGCGCGGTCACGAACTCAGCTATGGCCAGCACCATCCCCAGGGACGCCCAGAATTCCGATCGGAGCTTCATCCGCCAGCTCATCTGGAATGCGTCTGGTCTGAGCATTGCTTATGTTGACAGCCCGCTCACGGTACTGCAGGACGAGCCTGGGAAAGGTCCACGACCTGGTGGGCGACTCACCCAGATCTCCGCCGCCGATGCACACTCACCCGGCTGGATAGCTCTGCGTGCGTTGCTCAGAACCTCAGCGTGGCATCTGCTGGTGTTCGTAGGGCGTGCGCAGCCTGTCGTCCATGAGCAGGTCAGCGCGGACACCATGTCACTCCCCGCCTGGGTAGACACGGTGACGATCAGCTGGCGTCGGCTGGATGCGGATGACCACGGGGTGTGGGATTCCGACGGCCGGGTTCAGGAGACGCTGGCTGCGAACGATGGAGACTGGATTCTTGTACGCCCGGACGGGTATCTGAGCGCTCGCGGCAACGGGAACGCCCGCCTCCGCGAGGCCCTCGACCGGTTGACCAGCCTGCATGTGTGAGCGTCAGACGAGATGAAACAGCGCCCGGATCGTGTTTGAAGGGCACTCACCTTTCCTTATGCGACCCCCTAGCCCCTTCTTGATGTTGGGATGCCCTCGGGATGCGTGAGAGAAGCTATCTCGAATGACCATGTGACGGAATCACCTTGCTAAACCTCTTGCGAACGTCATCAGGCGCAGGCTTGGTTCAGGTTGCAGAGCGCCGCAATACACTGCACTCGGAGGGGCGAGCCGGCACCGCCGACGATACACGCCCTTTAGCACACGAAAAACCTTCAGACGCCGGAAAATGTGCTCGATGCCTTGGCGGGTGTCTGCCAGCTTCCGGTTCTCTTGACACTGCTTGGCAGAGAAAGGCGACTTGCCGACCGGGCTTTAGTGATCCTGCGCCTGCCTTCCGGCCGCTCATCTCGTCCCAGCACGCACAGGTGTCCAGTGACAGCAGCAGGTGGACGGTGCTGTTCTTCTTCCCGCGCGGGAATCATCCGCGCTGTGTCATGCAGTCCCGACGCTTCCAATCCCTCCTGCCAAACTTCGAACAGCTTGGTGTCCAGGTGGTTGGCGTCAGTGTGGACACCACCGAGCAGCAGCAGTCCTTCCGCGACTTCTGCGTCCTGCACTTTCCGCTGATCTCCGACGCGGGCTTTGCTTTGAGCCGGAGCTATGGTGTGTTGGAGACGGTGAATATCGACGGTGAATAGATGATGTATGCGCGGCGGGAAACCTTGTTGATTGACCCAGCGGGTCGGGTGCATCAGCACTGGACGGACGTGGATCCAGATACCCAGCCGGCGACCGTGCTGGACCGGGTGCAGGACGTGTTAGGCTGGCCGATCTGATCAGCGGTGGTCGGGGGCGTCCACGAGCGTGGGCCTGCCCTCCCCATCGGTGGGGTGTGAGTGAGTCGCGGCTGGGTGGTCCAAGCGTTTCAGGGCGTGTCGCCGCTGCTTGACCGCGTACATGCGAGTGTCCGCCAGTTCCAGCAGTGCCGTCCCCACGGCTTCCCCACTGTGGGCCATCCCGACACTGGCACCGCCCAGTCCGGCGACCTGACGCGCCGCCAAGATCGCGATGTCCACCATCTCCAGCAGCGTGTCCTCCTGGCATGCTGGGAGCAGCAGCACAAATTCATCGCCACCAAAGCGGTACAGCTGAGCCGTGTCGTCCAGCTCGGCACGCAGGGTACTGGCGAACACCTTCAGCACCCGGTCCCCCTGGGTGTGCCCTTCACGGTCATTCACGGCTTTGAAGCCGTCGAGATCGATCATGCCCAGCGTGAAGGCCTGCCCCTGGTCATGCCAGCGTTGAGCGTCGTCGTCGAAGGCCCGCCGGTTGAGCAGGCCCGTCAGCGGGTCTTGGCGCACCTGCGCGGCGCTGGCCGTCCACAGCACCTGCCGGTCCAGGGCGCTGCGGACACTGCGTCCGGCGGATTCCAGCAGGGCCCGGTCACTGCCGCGCCACTGGGTGACGGCGTTGTCCTGCAGCCGCACGGCCATCAGCAGCGACGTGATGCGGCCGCGGGTGCCGAGCGGGATCCAGGCGATCTGACCGATGCCCGCCGCGACCACCAGCGGCAGGGCGTGGGGGTCCAGCGGATACTCCTCCAGGTACCGTGGTTGCGAGAGGGCCCGCAGCGTCCGGGTGATGCCGCCCGGCCAGCGCGGCAGGTGCGCCGCCACCGCCAGTGCCGCGTCCGGCAGACCCGGGCGCGCATACGCCGCTTCTACCCGCAGGTCGTCGTCCTCGAAGACGATCAGGCCGGTGTAGTCGCTGCCGATCGCCTCGCCCAGCAGCGCCGCGGCCGACATGGTCATGTGCTCCGGGTCGAGGTCCAGATCCATCAGGCTGTTGACGCCTTCCAGCACCTGGGCGTGCTGGAGGGTACGGGAGAGCTCCTGGGTGAACTGCGCCTGTGCCCCGACTCCCCACTGTAAGGCGCGCGTCAGCAGCCGGAATTCGAGTTCGTTCACCACCGTGTCGGCCAGGTCTTGCAGGGCCTGCAGATCGGCGGGCGTCAGGGGGTGATCCTGGGTATCCATCACGCAGAGCGTCCCGACCCGGTGGCCGGAGGGGGTGGTCAGTGGGGCGCCAGCGTACATGTGAATGTACGGGTCGCCGAGCACCATCGGATTGTCGTGGAAGCGCGGGTCGAGGTGCGCGTTCTCGACGACCATCGGGGTGTCCTGCAGGATGGCCCAGGCACAGAAGGAATGCTGGCGGTCCGCATTGGTGTCGGTGATGCCGACAGCGGCTTTGCCCCACTGGCGGTGCTGATCGACGAAGTTGAGGATTGAGGAACGCGGCGGGGGTGCCGAGCAGGTGGGCGGCCAGGCGGGTGACGCGGTCAAAGGCCGCTTCGGGGAGGGTATCGAGGATGTCATAGCGGGCGAGGGCCATCAACCGGGC
Above is a window of Deinococcus ruber DNA encoding:
- a CDS encoding TetR/AcrR family transcriptional regulator; protein product: MTDTTKGEPAKTTAPPKRADARRNEQTLLDAAAALFVTSGVDVPVRDIAAKAGVGTGTIYRHFPTRAELIKAVYRHQVDACAEAGPALLASSSSPFVALGGWIDLFVDFLVTKHGLAAAMQSEKPSFASLHLSFLDRLLPICAEIIRAAKEAGELQPDVEAFELMYAVGNLCAGAGSDLRYDARRMVKRLIAGLRLSPA
- a CDS encoding LysR substrate-binding domain-containing protein: MEFKQLRLFVAVAEERNFTRAAQRSHLTQPALTQRIHQLEEELGVPLFHRTTRGAELTEAGQSLLEDARHVLSYVEQSLRRARQAGGVDDSVLHVAWEFTEYGSVPPLPQVFRRLNDIHARVVSDTRELPGTAQVQALLRGEIDVGFLCERFLEDTLGWWPLLTDTFQAVLPEQHPLATLPEVPLAALASEPFLLHRADLGGRERGSLIDHCQRAGFTPQVVYQGMQLHPILAMIAAGRGVGLLRSAVLAMHRPVGVIHRPLAGEPLRWTLGLTWRRESPPPIARVMLAAARAVVPQPRPPR
- a CDS encoding FAD-dependent monooxygenase; translated protein: MTESQVDVLVAGAGPVGVLAAWQLAQWGVSVRLVDAAHGPATTSRALATHARSLEIYDQLGMLSDIAPHGTRVNGFIRHQGDRATRADYDFGNLVTRFPYMFNIDQTITERVLRGHAASAGIEVEWNTRLESFQQDDEGVTVMLRRSGEDAALETVRVRYLWGCDGGHSTVRKLLQLPLKGESTATWLTADAIVHTDLERDALHSLSSPSGALMMFPFPDPGKWRLLDTSGEGELEQPEQIARQFSAKLSQALGRETVVDPPTWTAKFTIQQRAVPAMHVGRGFVSGDAAHVHSPAGGQGLNTGIQDAYNLAWKLAMVVKGQADAGLLDSYDAERVPVGQTLLASTGAVTNSAMASTIPRDAQNSDRSFIRQLIWNASGLSIAYVDSPLTVLQDEPGKGPRPGGRLTQISAADAHSPGWIALRALLRTSAWHLLVFVGRAQPVVHEQVSADTMSLPAWVDTVTISWRRLDADDHGVWDSDGRVQETLAANDGDWILVRPDGYLSARGNGNARLREALDRLTSLHV
- a CDS encoding redoxin domain-containing protein; translated protein: MPASGSLDTAWQRKATCRPGFSDPAPAFRPLISSQHAQVSSDSSRWTVLFFFPRGNHPRCVMQSRRFQSLLPNFEQLGVQVVGVSVDTTEQQQSFRDFCVLHFPLISDAGFALSRSYGVLETVNIDGE
- a CDS encoding sensor domain-containing diguanylate cyclase, encoding MTASPAWPPTCSAPPPRSSILNFVDQHRQWGKAAVGITDTNADRQHSFCAWAILQDTPMVVENAHLDPRFHDNPMVLGDPYIHMYAGAPLTTPSGHRVGTLCVMDTQDHPLTPADLQALQDLADTVVNELEFRLLTRALQWGVGAQAQFTQELSRTLQHAQVLEGVNSLMDLDLDPEHMTMSAAALLGEAIGSDYTGLIVFEDDDLRVEAAYARPGLPDAALAVAAHLPRWPGGITRTLRALSQPRYLEEYPLDPHALPLVVAAGIGQIAWIPLGTRGRITSLLMAVRLQDNAVTQWRGSDRALLESAGRSVRSALDRQVLWTASAAQVRQDPLTGLLNRRAFDDDAQRWHDQGQAFTLGMIDLDGFKAVNDREGHTQGDRVLKVFASTLRAELDDTAQLYRFGGDEFVLLLPACQEDTLLEMVDIAILAARQVAGLGGASVGMAHSGEAVGTALLELADTRMYAVKQRRHALKRLDHPAATHSHPTDGEGRPTLVDAPDHR